The Urbifossiella limnaea genome has a window encoding:
- a CDS encoding WD40 repeat domain-containing serine/threonine protein kinase, whose product MSTTAEDDLYELVDEFTDRLNRGECPAVEEYVARRPGRAGDLRGLLAMLAALRPLRSAVMAGGTVPPGGGVTPAASAAGSGELPHVPGFEILDEIGRGGMGVVYRARQVSLSRVVALKMILAGDHAGADARTRFLAEAEIVARLDHPHIVRVHEFGEHDGRPFFALEFAPDGGLDRLLAAGPLPARDAARLARDLARGAAHAHERGVLHRDLKPANVLLWPGAVPKVADFGLAKLADAAAGPTTTGSVLGTPNYMAPEQAAGRPATPAADVYALGAILYECLTGRPPFRGATALDTLDLVRRAAPVPVRALQPAVPADLETVALKCLEKDAAARYPSAAALADDLDRFLAGHPTVARPVGPAGRLARWCRRNPRPAALVGGAVAALVAVAVGSAVAAVQFRASQQRAELAEGEAEDRLKAALLAEAKAARVSGRAGQRLRALEALKQAAELARRRGATAAERAALRDEVIAALALCDVRTGPDGVVPTVPPELEVEQGRLAFDADYETVAVPEPDGLRLHATTDGRLVRRLAVPMKGGVPNGALGGIRFTPDGRHLTVLAANNELLVLDTHTGAVTGRVAGVTRGDAVDVAKDGTTLLVGCRDGTARLLALPDARELRRVAVGGPVLAAALSWDGTRAAVWGDGVNYVHVFQTADPARFVNLRVDGKSNWPHALAWHPHPHNRWLGLNGGGNDYPQLRDVDLGHPICLYHGHGTTVASLSYDPTGEFLVTFSYDNTSRVFDGLNGIPYLLLPAQVGHPRFSRDGRYFGYQPGPRTVRVLELVRPAEYHRLRADRAGGFPAASVDPDGHLILEHTPTGLHVFDRRAARWLATVGPGAPENTTVEWAADGRELVAASEAGYWWRWPVAQAGGVLRIGPPDRLDQRGRGVDFVGYHPDGRLIRRADGRGAAFADPSGRRPPAATGHVASSGYVALSPDGRLMAETTWFDRFVDVWATDTGTRVRRLETGDMTAVVFAPDGKHLVTSRGDGLTFRDTATWAVVKTIDRTGATQPAAVAFDPTGTVMAAEEVSGTITLRAYPTGDVLARLDAPLGEATFFNRGLHFTAGGGELVSHARANKGLRTWNLRLIRSELAALGLDWDAPPLPPDDAPPDRVEVVGVEMANDKAWEAAQFERDALTLLGNPFDPAANARFAERTNYRCGDAFARATLAVVQTPDNAAAWAARARAAVALERWTDAEASARAALRLAPRTTGASFHLGQALQNTGRHQEAVAAFTAELAAHPRDPWARNCRVLSLRALGRVAEAAADESAATAPGSPGYSTDLPIYLLTRPAAWCADDHVVRLTRRNSAGRGWDNVSQFAHGLALYRTGDHLGALAVLGATARRTSGHSFWVYAALYVPVCMHRLGEPGAAAEFDRILPRVRAYQRGDQRHQQTAFYLSEAQAAFAAKP is encoded by the coding sequence ATGAGTACCACCGCCGAGGACGACCTCTACGAACTGGTGGACGAGTTCACCGACCGGCTGAACCGCGGCGAGTGCCCGGCGGTCGAGGAGTACGTCGCGCGCCGCCCGGGCCGGGCCGGGGACCTCCGCGGCCTGCTCGCCATGCTCGCCGCCCTGCGACCGCTCCGCTCGGCAGTGATGGCGGGGGGCACGGTGCCGCCGGGCGGGGGCGTCACCCCGGCCGCGTCCGCGGCGGGGAGCGGCGAACTGCCGCACGTTCCCGGGTTCGAGATCCTGGACGAGATCGGGCGCGGCGGGATGGGCGTCGTGTACCGGGCGCGGCAGGTGTCGCTGAGCCGCGTCGTGGCCCTGAAGATGATCCTGGCCGGGGACCACGCGGGGGCGGACGCCCGGACCCGGTTCCTGGCCGAGGCCGAGATCGTGGCCCGGCTCGACCACCCGCACATCGTCCGGGTCCACGAGTTCGGGGAGCACGACGGCCGCCCGTTCTTCGCGCTGGAGTTCGCGCCGGACGGCGGGCTCGACCGGCTCCTCGCCGCCGGCCCGCTCCCCGCGCGCGACGCCGCCCGCCTCGCCCGCGACCTGGCGCGCGGCGCGGCGCACGCCCACGAGCGCGGCGTCCTCCACCGCGACCTGAAGCCGGCGAACGTGCTCCTCTGGCCGGGCGCCGTCCCGAAGGTGGCCGACTTCGGCCTCGCCAAGCTCGCCGACGCCGCCGCCGGGCCGACCACGACCGGCTCGGTCCTCGGCACGCCGAACTACATGGCCCCCGAGCAGGCCGCCGGCCGCCCGGCCACGCCCGCCGCCGACGTGTACGCGCTCGGCGCCATCCTGTACGAGTGCCTGACCGGCCGCCCGCCGTTCCGCGGCGCCACCGCCCTCGACACCCTCGACCTCGTCCGCCGCGCCGCCCCGGTGCCGGTCCGGGCGCTGCAACCCGCCGTTCCCGCCGACCTCGAAACCGTCGCGCTCAAGTGCCTGGAGAAGGACGCGGCCGCACGCTACCCGTCGGCCGCCGCGCTGGCCGACGACCTCGACCGCTTCCTCGCCGGCCACCCGACCGTCGCCCGCCCGGTCGGCCCGGCCGGGCGGCTGGCGCGGTGGTGCCGGCGGAACCCGCGGCCGGCGGCCCTCGTCGGCGGCGCGGTCGCGGCCCTCGTGGCGGTGGCGGTCGGGTCGGCCGTCGCGGCAGTCCAGTTCCGCGCGAGCCAGCAGCGCGCGGAACTCGCCGAGGGCGAGGCAGAGGACCGGCTGAAAGCGGCGCTGCTCGCCGAGGCGAAGGCGGCGCGAGTGAGCGGCCGGGCCGGACAACGGCTACGGGCGCTAGAGGCACTCAAGCAGGCCGCCGAACTCGCCCGCCGCCGCGGCGCCACCGCCGCCGAGCGCGCCGCGCTCCGCGACGAGGTGATCGCCGCGCTCGCCCTGTGCGACGTTCGCACCGGCCCCGACGGCGTGGTTCCGACAGTCCCGCCCGAGCTCGAGGTCGAGCAGGGGCGGCTCGCGTTCGACGCCGACTACGAGACCGTCGCAGTGCCCGAGCCGGACGGGCTACGGCTCCACGCCACGACCGACGGGCGGCTCGTCCGCCGGCTCGCGGTGCCGATGAAGGGGGGAGTGCCGAACGGCGCGCTCGGCGGCATCCGCTTCACCCCCGACGGCAGGCACCTCACCGTCCTCGCCGCGAACAACGAACTGCTGGTCCTCGACACCCACACCGGGGCGGTCACCGGCCGGGTCGCCGGCGTCACGCGGGGCGACGCGGTGGACGTCGCGAAGGACGGGACGACGCTGCTGGTCGGCTGCCGGGACGGGACGGCGCGGCTGCTGGCGCTGCCGGACGCGCGCGAGCTGCGCCGGGTGGCGGTCGGCGGGCCGGTGCTGGCCGCGGCGCTGTCGTGGGACGGGACGCGGGCGGCGGTGTGGGGCGACGGCGTCAACTACGTCCACGTCTTCCAGACGGCGGACCCGGCCCGGTTCGTGAACTTGAGGGTGGACGGGAAGTCGAACTGGCCGCACGCTCTGGCGTGGCACCCGCACCCGCACAACCGCTGGCTCGGACTCAACGGCGGCGGGAACGACTACCCGCAACTGCGGGACGTGGACCTCGGCCACCCGATCTGCCTGTACCACGGCCACGGCACGACCGTCGCGTCGCTGAGCTACGACCCGACGGGCGAGTTCCTCGTCACGTTCTCCTACGACAACACGTCGCGCGTGTTCGACGGCCTCAACGGCATCCCGTACCTGCTGCTGCCGGCCCAGGTCGGGCACCCGCGGTTCAGCCGCGACGGCCGCTACTTCGGGTACCAGCCCGGCCCGCGGACGGTGCGAGTGCTCGAACTCGTCCGCCCGGCCGAGTACCACCGCCTCCGCGCCGACCGGGCCGGCGGGTTCCCGGCCGCGTCGGTGGACCCGGACGGGCACCTGATCCTCGAACACACCCCCACCGGCCTCCACGTCTTCGACCGCCGCGCGGCGCGCTGGCTCGCCACCGTCGGCCCGGGGGCGCCGGAGAACACGACGGTGGAGTGGGCGGCCGACGGGCGGGAACTCGTCGCCGCGTCGGAAGCCGGGTACTGGTGGCGCTGGCCGGTGGCACAGGCCGGCGGCGTGCTGCGGATCGGCCCGCCGGACCGGCTCGACCAGCGCGGCCGGGGGGTCGATTTCGTCGGCTACCACCCGGACGGGCGGTTGATCCGCCGGGCCGACGGGCGGGGCGCCGCGTTCGCGGACCCGAGCGGGCGGCGCCCCCCGGCCGCGACGGGGCACGTCGCGTCGAGTGGGTATGTTGCGCTGTCGCCGGACGGCCGGCTGATGGCCGAGACGACGTGGTTCGACCGCTTCGTGGACGTGTGGGCGACCGACACCGGCACGCGCGTCCGGCGGCTCGAAACCGGCGACATGACGGCCGTGGTCTTCGCGCCCGACGGCAAGCACCTCGTCACCTCGCGCGGCGACGGGCTGACGTTCCGCGACACGGCGACGTGGGCCGTGGTGAAGACGATCGACCGCACCGGGGCGACGCAGCCGGCGGCGGTGGCGTTCGACCCCACCGGCACCGTGATGGCGGCGGAGGAGGTGTCGGGCACGATCACCCTGCGCGCGTACCCGACGGGCGACGTGCTCGCGCGGCTGGACGCGCCGCTGGGCGAGGCGACGTTCTTCAACCGCGGCCTCCACTTCACCGCAGGCGGCGGCGAGTTGGTGAGCCACGCCCGGGCGAACAAGGGGCTCCGCACCTGGAACCTGCGGCTCATCCGGTCCGAGCTTGCCGCACTCGGGCTCGACTGGGACGCCCCACCGCTCCCGCCCGACGACGCCCCGCCGGACCGGGTCGAGGTCGTCGGGGTAGAGATGGCGAACGACAAGGCGTGGGAGGCAGCGCAGTTCGAGCGGGACGCGCTGACCCTCCTCGGGAACCCGTTCGACCCGGCCGCGAACGCCCGCTTCGCCGAGCGGACCAACTACCGGTGCGGCGACGCGTTCGCCCGCGCCACGTTGGCCGTGGTGCAGACGCCGGACAACGCGGCGGCGTGGGCGGCCCGCGCACGGGCCGCGGTGGCGCTGGAGCGGTGGACCGACGCGGAGGCGTCGGCGCGGGCGGCGCTGCGACTGGCCCCGCGGACGACCGGGGCCAGCTTCCACCTCGGGCAGGCGCTTCAGAACACCGGCCGGCACCAGGAGGCGGTCGCCGCGTTCACCGCGGAGTTGGCGGCCCACCCGCGCGACCCGTGGGCGCGGAACTGCCGGGTGTTGAGTCTGCGGGCGCTCGGGCGGGTGGCGGAAGCGGCCGCCGACGAGTCCGCCGCGACGGCGCCCGGCTCGCCGGGGTACAGCACCGATCTCCCGATCTACCTGCTCACCCGTCCGGCGGCGTGGTGCGCCGACGACCACGTCGTCCGGCTGACGAGACGGAACTCCGCGGGGCGCGGGTGGGACAACGTCTCCCAGTTCGCCCACGGGCTCGCGCTGTACCGCACCGGCGACCATCTGGGGGCGCTGGCGGTACTGGGCGCGACCGCCCGGCGCACGTCCGGGCACTCGTTCTGGGTGTACGCCGCGTTGTACGTGCCGGTGTGCATGCACCGGCTCGGCGAGCCCGGGGCCGCGGCCGAGTTCGACCGCATCCTCCCGCGCGTGCGCGCCTACCAGCGCGGCGACCAGCGGCACCAGCAGACCGCGTTCTACCTGTCCGAAGCACAGGCCGCCTTCGCCGCCAAGCCGTGA
- a CDS encoding RNA polymerase sigma factor has translation MSHPPDPTLTRLFDRIRAGDRAALDELLAAHRDVVHRFVELRMDPRLRKRVGVSDVVQETHLEVALRIHDFLAREPMAFRVWLLKTAHQQLLRLRRFHVEAARRSTEQEVPLSDNASLLLASRLAEQAHGPHQALARSETVHRVRAALADLSGVDLEVILLRTFEGLTNKEAAHVLDLEPDAASKRYTRALLRLRQSLADGA, from the coding sequence ATGTCTCACCCCCCGGACCCGACCCTAACCAGGCTGTTCGACCGGATCCGTGCGGGGGACCGCGCCGCCCTGGACGAGTTGCTGGCCGCCCACCGGGACGTGGTCCACCGGTTCGTCGAGCTGCGGATGGACCCGCGACTACGGAAGCGGGTCGGGGTGTCGGACGTGGTCCAGGAGACGCACCTCGAAGTGGCGCTCCGCATCCACGACTTCCTGGCCCGCGAGCCGATGGCGTTCCGGGTCTGGCTCCTCAAGACCGCGCACCAGCAGCTGCTCCGGCTCCGGCGGTTCCACGTCGAGGCGGCGCGGCGGTCCACCGAGCAGGAGGTGCCGCTGTCGGACAACGCCTCGCTGCTCCTGGCGTCGCGGCTGGCGGAGCAGGCCCACGGCCCGCACCAGGCGCTGGCCCGGAGCGAGACGGTCCACCGCGTCCGGGCCGCGCTCGCCGACCTGTCGGGCGTGGACCTCGAGGTGATCCTGCTGCGGACGTTCGAGGGGCTGACGAACAAGGAGGCGGCCCACGTGCTGGACCTGGAACCCGACGCGGCGAGCAAGCGGTACACGCGGGCGCTGCTCCGGCTCCGGCAGTCCCTCGCGGACGGCGCCTGA